GCCGTCGCTGGCGTGGGACCTCGGTCACACCCGCGGCACGGTGATGCTGCGCATGCCGCTGCACCCGGTCGCCCTCGAACTGCTGCGCGACGTCGGCCCGATGGCGGTCTCCAGCGCGAACAAGTCCGGCTTCCCGCCCGCGGGCACCGCGCAGGAGGCGTGGGACCAGCTCGGCGAGGAGGTCGGCGTCTACCTCGACGGCGGGCCGGCGGCGGAGAACGTCGCCTCCACCATCGTCGACCTGACCGGCCCGGACCCGGTCGTGCTGCGCGAGGGCGCGGTGCCGGTCGCCGAGGTGTCCAAGGCGCTCGGCGTCGAAGTCGGGGTCGCGCGCTAGTGGATCTTCCCGATCGGAGTAGCGTGGTGGTCCTGCCGCACGAACCACCCGTGCAAGATCCACCCGACACCCCATCGCCGAGGGGCTAGCCTGCCGTGGGCCAGTTGCCTGCCGTGTCCAACGTCCTCCCCGTCCGGGAGTACCTGCTCGTCGCGCTGACCGCCGCGGTCGTGACGTTCCTGCTCGTCGGCCTGGTGCGCGTGCTGGCGTTCCGGATCGGCGCGGTCGCCTACCCCCGCCAGCGCGACGTGCACGTCAAGCCCATGCCCCGGATGGGCGGGCTCGCCATGTACGGCGGCGTGCTGGGCGGCATGCTGCTCGCCCACCAGCTGCCGGTGCTGCGCTCGGCGTTCGACTTCTCCTACGACCCGTACGCGGTGATCGTGGGCGGCGGCGTGATCGTGCTCGTCGGCGTGCTGGACGACCGGTTCGAGCTGGACTCGCTGACCAAGCTCGCGGGCCAGGTCACCGCCGCGGGCATCCTGGTGCTGTTCGGCCTGCAGTGGCTGCTGTTCTGGGTGCCGTGGGGCGACGACGGCGAGGGCACCGGCTCGCTGCTGTCGCTGGACCAGAACCAGGGCGCGATCCTGAGCGTGCTGCTGGCCGTCACCATGGTCAACGCGATGAACTTCGTGGACGGCCTGGACGGCCTCGCCGCCGGCATCGGCCTCATCGCCGCCGCCGCCACCTGCGTGTTCTCCATCGGTCTGCTGGCCAACAACGGCGGTGACGTCGGCGCGTACCCGCCCGCCCTGATCGCCGCCACGCTGGCCGGCGCGTGCCTCGGCTTCCTGCCGCACAACTTCAACCCGGCCCGGATCTTCATGGGCGACTCCGGCTCGATGCTGATCGGCCTGATGCTCGCCGCGGCCACCATCTCCGCCTCCGGCAAGATCAACTACGAGTCGGTGCGCGCCACCGACGTCCTCGGCCTGCTCTCGCCGCTGGTCGTGGTGGCGGCCGTGCTGTTCGTGCCGCTGCTGGACCTGCTGATGGCCGTGGTGCGGCGCACCCGGCGCGGCGAGAGCCCGTTCTCCGCGGACAAGATGCACCTGCACCACCGGCTGCTGGAGATCGGCCACTCCCAGCGCCGCGCCGTGCTGCTCATCTACTTGTGGGCGGGCGTGCTGGCGTTCGGCGCGGTGGCGCTGACGATGTTCGACGTCGTCGTGGTGGTGTGGTGCTTCGGCATCTGCCTGCTGCTGGCGCTGCTGGTCTCGGCGATCCCCCGGCTGCGCGAGGTCCGGCGCTCCTGACGGCCGCCGACGCGCCGGGAAGGCCCCTGTCTACAATCGACGGAATGAGCGCCAGCCCCGAGCCGAAGACCCACGAGGACGTTGTGCGGATCACGGCCCGTGCGATGTCCCGTGGCGCGCTCTGGGCCGCGATCCCGACCGCGCTGCTGGGGATCGCCGTCTCCTCCTTCTTCTACGGCCTCGACGGCGCGCTGGGCGCGCTGGTCGGCGGCCTCGTCGTCGGCGCCTCCTCGCTGGCCACCCTCTGGGCGATGCGCCGCACGGCGGCGCTCGACGTCCACCTGGTGATGGCCGCCGCGCTGGGCGGTTTCGTGGTCAAGATGCTGATCCTGCTCGGTGTGATGATGCTGCTGAGGGACGTCCCCGGGCTGCACCCCCGGGCCCTCGCCTTCACCATGATCGCGA
This genomic window from Saccharothrix sp. HUAS TT1 contains:
- a CDS encoding glycosyltransferase family 4 protein encodes the protein MGQLPAVSNVLPVREYLLVALTAAVVTFLLVGLVRVLAFRIGAVAYPRQRDVHVKPMPRMGGLAMYGGVLGGMLLAHQLPVLRSAFDFSYDPYAVIVGGGVIVLVGVLDDRFELDSLTKLAGQVTAAGILVLFGLQWLLFWVPWGDDGEGTGSLLSLDQNQGAILSVLLAVTMVNAMNFVDGLDGLAAGIGLIAAAATCVFSIGLLANNGGDVGAYPPALIAATLAGACLGFLPHNFNPARIFMGDSGSMLIGLMLAAATISASGKINYESVRATDVLGLLSPLVVVAAVLFVPLLDLLMAVVRRTRRGESPFSADKMHLHHRLLEIGHSQRRAVLLIYLWAGVLAFGAVALTMFDVVVVVWCFGICLLLALLVSAIPRLREVRRS
- a CDS encoding L-threonylcarbamoyladenylate synthase, yielding MSTVYDCSVQVDRAAGLAAAAGAVRSGRLVVLPTDTVYGIGCDAFDASAVRALLEAKGRGPDMPVPVLVGSWTTIDGLVLGVPRQARALIEAFWPGGLSLVLPHAPSLAWDLGHTRGTVMLRMPLHPVALELLRDVGPMAVSSANKSGFPPAGTAQEAWDQLGEEVGVYLDGGPAAENVASTIVDLTGPDPVVLREGAVPVAEVSKALGVEVGVAR